In the Acidimicrobiales bacterium genome, one interval contains:
- a CDS encoding hemolysin family protein, with protein sequence MVTALALCSVLLLVAVNALFVATEFALVAARPTVLADAAEGGSRAASRALRARRDLRLQMSGAQLGITASSIALGVLAEPAIGGLLENLFSAVAVPEEAADTASWVAAIGLAAVIQMLFGELVPKNLAIAAPERTLRWTVTLHAAFVSLAKPAVVALDRMSALLIRPFGLTAVDEVHRAVGAPELTSMLDASRREGLIDGFEHDLLSGALDLGQRTVASVMVPRSEVATVDRWAPVHEVERVLASSGHSRLPLTGPDGGLVGLVHARSVLRLPVGAADDTLTTEEVRTMAVLSPDQPLDEVLHLLQRERIRLAAVIGTEGWIGIVSLEDVLEELVGDIRDETDGYSAGEIDPSTMST encoded by the coding sequence ATGGTGACCGCGCTGGCGTTGTGCAGTGTCCTGCTCCTCGTCGCCGTCAACGCTCTCTTCGTGGCGACGGAGTTCGCGCTGGTGGCTGCTCGACCGACGGTGTTGGCCGACGCGGCAGAGGGCGGATCGCGAGCGGCATCCCGGGCGCTCCGGGCCCGGCGGGACCTCCGTCTGCAGATGTCGGGTGCCCAGTTGGGAATCACGGCCAGCAGCATCGCCCTCGGGGTGCTCGCCGAGCCGGCGATCGGCGGCCTGCTGGAAAATCTGTTCTCAGCGGTCGCGGTCCCCGAGGAAGCGGCCGACACGGCGTCTTGGGTGGCAGCGATCGGCCTGGCAGCCGTGATCCAGATGTTGTTCGGCGAGTTGGTACCCAAGAACCTGGCCATTGCGGCTCCCGAACGCACGCTCCGGTGGACGGTGACCCTGCATGCAGCATTTGTCTCTCTGGCCAAACCTGCGGTAGTGGCCCTCGATCGGATGTCGGCGCTACTCATCCGCCCATTCGGCCTGACGGCCGTCGACGAGGTCCACCGTGCGGTAGGGGCCCCGGAGCTCACGTCAATGCTGGATGCGTCACGGCGCGAGGGCCTCATCGACGGGTTCGAACACGATCTCCTGTCGGGAGCGTTGGACCTAGGGCAGCGGACAGTGGCATCGGTGATGGTGCCCCGGTCCGAAGTAGCGACGGTCGACCGTTGGGCCCCGGTCCACGAGGTAGAACGCGTATTGGCCTCCTCGGGCCACAGTCGGCTGCCGTTAACCGGCCCAGATGGTGGCTTGGTGGGCCTGGTGCACGCCCGATCGGTGCTACGCCTACCGGTCGGAGCGGCCGACGACACCCTGACCACCGAGGAGGTCAGGACGATGGCCGTCCTGTCGCCCGACCAACCGCTGGACGAGGTACTCCATCTTCTGCAGCGAGAACGGATCCGTCTTGCTGCCGTGATCGGCACGGAGGGCTGGATTGGGATCGTGTCCCTGGAGGACGTCTTGGAGGAACTCGTCGGAGACATCCGCGATGAGACCGACGGGTATTCGGCTGGTGAAATCGATCCCAGCACGATGAGCACGTGA
- a CDS encoding M23 family metallopeptidase encodes MHRRLGMTVVLAGLVTALLSTAVQAAPPAGRSDPAGSGSASKSVAFTSDPSQDLVIDRATGLLPLISAASDVLPLALDGIAAAERRLRAMIDLLVSARQRHRSAVRAFADANRLVADNVRDAAQLQSGYGDVLAGISATERARLERDAKGRRNRSSVVRQATSSDWVCPVEGRVKFYDSWGERRSGNRRHEGVDLVSFRNAPILAPVDGVVTHRWDTIGGWSFDLVAGDGDYYFGTHMSGFGKVGEVRAGEVIGFMGDTGNAEGVHLHFEYHPGGRENAVNAYPIVDSRCSNRTPMDTSLYD; translated from the coding sequence GTGCATCGCCGCCTTGGCATGACCGTCGTGCTCGCCGGGCTGGTCACCGCCCTCCTTTCGACCGCTGTTCAGGCCGCGCCCCCCGCGGGCCGATCGGATCCCGCCGGTTCGGGTAGTGCCTCGAAATCGGTGGCTTTCACCAGCGACCCATCCCAGGATCTGGTCATCGACCGAGCCACCGGCCTGCTACCGCTTATCTCGGCAGCATCCGATGTGCTTCCCCTCGCCTTGGACGGCATCGCCGCCGCCGAACGACGACTCCGAGCCATGATCGATCTGCTGGTCAGCGCCCGGCAACGCCACCGTTCGGCGGTCCGGGCGTTCGCGGACGCCAACCGACTGGTCGCCGACAACGTGCGGGATGCGGCTCAGTTGCAGTCGGGTTATGGCGACGTCCTCGCCGGCATCTCCGCCACCGAACGTGCCCGCCTCGAACGCGACGCCAAAGGCCGACGCAACCGCTCGTCAGTGGTTCGTCAGGCGACGTCGTCGGACTGGGTTTGCCCGGTCGAAGGTCGCGTCAAATTTTATGATTCTTGGGGCGAGCGAAGGTCGGGAAACCGTCGCCATGAGGGCGTGGACCTAGTGAGCTTCAGGAACGCCCCGATCCTTGCACCGGTGGATGGTGTGGTCACCCACCGGTGGGACACCATCGGTGGCTGGTCCTTTGACCTGGTGGCCGGGGATGGCGACTACTACTTCGGAACCCACATGTCGGGATTTGGAAAAGTCGGTGAGGTCCGGGCCGGAGAGGTGATCGGATTTATGGGAGACACCGGCAACGCCGAGGGCGTGCACCTGCATTTTGAATACCACCCGGGTGGTCGTGAAAACGCCGTGAATGCCTACCCGATCGTGGATTCCCGCTGCAGCAACCGGACGCCCATGGACACGTCTCTCTACGACTGA